A region of Marnyiella aurantia DNA encodes the following proteins:
- a CDS encoding NAD(P)-dependent alcohol dehydrogenase, with product MNTKEVKAYGTEAKDKDLEQMTILRREVTPTDIEIEILYCGVCHSDLHTARNDWGGTVYPAVPGHEIIGKVVSVGSDVTKFKIGDLAGVGCLVDSCRECDSCRQDLEQYCLNGSTGTYNSKDPFITGQRTYGGYAETVVVDEAFGLHIPENLDLKAVAPLLCAGVTTWSPLKHWNVKEGSRVAVVGLGGLGHMAIKLAKGLGAEVTLFSRTPDKIQDALDLGADAVIISTYEHEMKEAAGQFDLIIDTVPYDHDINPYIATLNISGTLVLVGYLGKMEDMLHTVPLILGRKSVAGSVIGGIKETQDMLDFCGEKNILPEIEMIKMQEINEAYERMLKSDVRYRFVIDMQSLKRQVG from the coding sequence ATGAATACTAAAGAAGTAAAAGCCTACGGTACCGAGGCCAAAGATAAAGATCTGGAGCAAATGACCATCCTGCGCCGCGAAGTTACCCCTACTGATATTGAAATTGAAATCTTATACTGCGGAGTTTGCCACAGCGATCTTCACACTGCACGAAACGACTGGGGTGGTACAGTTTATCCTGCTGTGCCCGGTCATGAGATCATTGGTAAGGTGGTTTCCGTCGGTTCGGATGTAACAAAATTCAAGATCGGAGATCTTGCGGGAGTCGGTTGTCTGGTAGATTCCTGCCGCGAGTGCGACAGCTGCCGTCAGGACTTGGAACAGTACTGTCTGAACGGATCTACAGGTACCTACAACAGTAAGGATCCTTTCATCACCGGACAAAGGACCTACGGCGGCTATGCCGAAACTGTAGTAGTAGACGAAGCCTTCGGTCTGCATATTCCTGAAAACCTGGATCTGAAAGCCGTAGCTCCATTGCTTTGTGCCGGAGTCACTACGTGGTCACCACTGAAGCACTGGAATGTAAAAGAAGGCAGCAGAGTGGCGGTTGTTGGTTTGGGTGGTCTTGGACACATGGCTATAAAGCTGGCTAAAGGCCTTGGTGCAGAAGTGACACTTTTTTCCAGGACACCGGATAAGATTCAGGACGCGTTGGATTTGGGCGCTGATGCTGTAATCATTTCAACTTACGAACATGAGATGAAGGAAGCCGCCGGACAGTTTGATCTGATTATCGATACTGTACCTTACGATCATGATATTAATCCTTATATCGCTACGCTGAACATCAGCGGAACTTTAGTACTCGTGGGTTATTTGGGGAAAATGGAAGACATGCTCCATACTGTTCCGCTAATTTTAGGTCGGAAATCCGTAGCAGGTTCCGTTATTGGCGGAATTAAGGAAACTCAGGATATGCTGGATTTCTGCGGCGAGAAAAACATCCTCCCGGAAATTGAAATGATTAAGATGCAGGAAATTAATGAAGCTTATGAACGTATGCTGAAAAGTGATGTTCGCTACCGTTTCGTAATTGATATGCAAAGCCTGAAGAGACAGGTTGGTTAA
- a CDS encoding TIGR03915 family putative DNA repair protein — protein MTTLVYDGSFEGLMTAVFEVFEYRYGVARIIGEENHQHHAFFDEVHHVSTDNSKADRVIQKLETGLGRSGVRQLLLVYLSERQDAGDLILAAVRQSVKNPGADILQNFGDSDIMEIAKICKSMSREIHRLHAFVRFEELEDGMFFAKVEPDFNVLPVGFRFFKDRYADQKWMIYDLKRQFGIMYDLKDTTFFYPDAGQLDRLRNPDNLYSEREKKYQKLWQRYFTKTNITERKNMKLHTQHVPKRYWKYLTEKG, from the coding sequence GCTGATGACTGCGGTGTTTGAAGTTTTTGAATACCGTTATGGGGTGGCGCGCATCATTGGAGAAGAAAATCATCAGCATCATGCTTTTTTTGATGAGGTTCATCACGTAAGCACGGATAACTCGAAAGCTGATCGGGTCATTCAGAAACTGGAAACCGGTTTGGGAAGGAGCGGCGTGAGACAGTTATTACTGGTTTACCTGTCGGAAAGACAGGACGCCGGCGATCTTATTCTTGCAGCAGTAAGGCAGTCTGTGAAGAATCCGGGTGCAGACATTCTGCAGAATTTTGGTGACAGCGATATTATGGAGATTGCAAAAATCTGTAAAAGCATGAGTCGTGAAATCCACCGCCTGCATGCCTTTGTCCGTTTTGAGGAACTGGAAGACGGAATGTTCTTTGCAAAGGTGGAACCCGACTTCAATGTATTGCCGGTAGGTTTCCGGTTCTTCAAAGACCGGTATGCCGATCAGAAATGGATGATATATGACCTGAAGCGGCAGTTTGGCATTATGTACGACCTTAAAGATACGACCTTCTTTTATCCAGATGCTGGGCAGCTGGACCGGCTTCGAAATCCTGATAATCTGTACAGCGAAAGGGAAAAGAAATATCAAAAACTCTGGCAGCGCTATTTTACCAAAACTAACATCACTGAAAGGAAAAATATGAAGCTGCATACCCAGCACGTACCTAAGCGTTACTGGAAATACCTTACCGAAAAAGGATAA